In one window of Mercurialis annua linkage group LG4, ddMerAnnu1.2, whole genome shotgun sequence DNA:
- the LOC126679341 gene encoding PAN domain-containing protein At5g03700, with amino-acid sequence MENPIKSITHIFFTISALLITSAAQELAIGFKTTPNPSVTSFQSVLNDSTGSSSLGFLRVNRTQLALSVVHLPSLEPLWQTNPTIPSARWSDRTEFFFNGSLVISDPHSGTFWSTETQGDRVVLLNTSNLQILKHHVTDSSPLVLWQSFDYPTNTLVENQNLTSSMALVSSSGIYSLRLGDIFMALYAKFDHNSDQMYWRHEALEGRTVIIEGDGPLLARVESDGYLGMFQNKTAPVDIQSFNSFHRNISRFLFVRLELDGNLKGYLWDGSNWVLDYQAITDTCQLPNPCGSYSLCKPGSGCSCLDNRTYSGSSGCLSVKSDGDFCSSGEHDGVANDMSVLRRKGVELPYKKLMSYKTTSSLEECEGFCENNCSCWGAVYNNGSGFCYFVDYPIQTLLGVGDESKLGYFKVWEGTGKKKEGVIIGVGIFSGAILILFGAVGFGVYKIWKRRERAKGIFEEENGISTGPYKNLGSDSFRSIEMGNR; translated from the coding sequence ATGGAAAACCCTATCAAATCAATAACCCACATTTTCTTCACAATCTCAGCACTATTAATCACCTCCGCCGCCCAAGAACTAGCCATCGGCTTCAAAACGACGCCAAATCCATCAGTCACGTCGTTTCAATCTGTACTAAACGACTCAACAGGCAGTTCCTCACTGGGTTTTCTCCGAGTCAATCGAACCCAACTCGCCCTTTCAGTTGTCCACCTTCCTTCTCTAGAACCACTTTGGCAGACTAACCCAACGATCCCCTCAGCTCGATGGTCAGACAGAACCGAGTTCTTCTTCAATGGCAGTCTCGTAATATCTGATCCACACTCAGGGACATTCTGGTCGACTGAAACTCAAGGTGACAGAGTTGTTCTTCTCAACACCTCAAATTTGCAAATACTTAAACACCACGTAACGGACTCTTCTCCCTTAGTTTTATGGCAAAGCTTTGATTATCCCACAAATACCCTCGTGGAGAATCAGAATTTAACGTCGAGCATGGCTCTGGTTTCATCGAGCGGGATATATTCTCTCCGTTTAGGTGACATTTTCATGGCTCTATACGCTAAATTCGATCATAACTCTGACCAAATGTATTGGAGACACGAAGCACTCGAAGGAAGAACAGTGATCATTGAAGGAGACGGCCCGTTGCTTGCTCGGGTTGAATCAGACGGATACTTAGGTATGTTTCAAAATAAAACAGCTCCGGTTGATATTCAATCTTTTAACAGCTTTCACCGGAATATTAGCCGGTTTCTTTTTGTCCGGTTAGAGCTCGACGGTAACTTAAAAGGATATTTATGGGATGGTTCCAACTGGGTATTGGATTACCAAGCAATTACTGATACTTGCCAATTGCCTAACCCTTGTGGTTCCTATAGTTTATGTAAACCCGGGTCGGGTTGTTCTTGTTTGGACAACCGGACGTATTCGGGTTCTAGCGGGTGCCTTTCTGTTAAGTCAGACGGTGATTTTTGTAGTAGTGGAGAACATGATGGAGTTGCAAACGACATGTCGGTTTTGAGAAGGAAAGGGGTTGAGCTGCCGTATAAAAAACTAATGAGCTATAAAACGACGTCGTCTTTAGAAGAATGTGAGGGTTTCTGCGAAAATAACTGCAGCTGTTGGGGTGCAGTTTATAATAATGGATCCGGATTCTGTTACTTTGTGGATTACCCGATCCAAACTTTATTGGGCGTGGGTGATGAGAGTAAGTTGGGTTATTTTAAAGTGTGGGAAGGTACAGGGAAGAAAAAAGAAGGTGTTATTATTGGTGTAGGGATTTTCAGTGGGgccattttgattttatttggtgCAGTCGGGTTTGGAGTTTATAAAATATGGAAGAGAAGAGAACGAGCCAAAGGAATATTTGAGGAGGAAAATGGTATATCAACCGGCCCGTATAAGAATCTCGGGTCGGATAGCTTTAGATCAATTGAAATGGGTAATAGATAG